Proteins encoded within one genomic window of Anopheles gambiae chromosome 3, idAnoGambNW_F1_1, whole genome shotgun sequence:
- the LOC5668344 gene encoding uncharacterized protein LOC5668344 → MKLLIVLVVLCLGVVTLTEAARPVSTEVVQKLKELEPVYKQLQDKVISEVAGAKLATATATDTFYKGVIADKETSLTRSIQLEDDMTYQFNGQASSVDASCLQMLRSIVDMNMNVAGFGYTNCVNNVEAGVKAELDRVYQLLQVDESELFDISLLDVFKGENIISNPAKIIAKLTEKRSEIDGISLSFVADINAAVNAYSSRLGDMQNEYKTCLLGNESVLKGSFESTKNQLVQTCLGAIV, encoded by the exons ATGAAGCTTTTGATCGTGCTGGTTGTGCTGTGCTTGGGTGTGGTGACG CTCACCGAAGCGGCCCGTCCCGTCTCAACGGAAGTGGTGCAGAAGCTGAAGGAGCTGGAGCCGGTGTACAAGCAGCTGCAAGATAAGGTGATCTCCGAGGTGGCCGGAGCCAAGTTGGCCACTGCCACCGCTACGGATACATTCTACAAGGGCGTCATTGCCGATAAGGAAACATCGCTGACCCGTTCGATCCAGCTGGAGGATGACATGACTTACCAGTTCAATGGACAGGCGTCGTCCGTCGATGCGTCCTGCCTGCAGATGCTCCGCAGTATCGTGGACATGAACATGAACGTGGCCGGCTTTGGCTATACGAACTGTGTGAATAACGTGGAGGCGGGAGTGAAAGCTGAGCTGGACCGCGTCTATCAGCTGCTGCAGGTGGACGAATCGGAACTGTTCGACATCAGTCTGCTGGATGTGTTCAAGGGCGAGAACATCATTTCCAATCCGGCGAAGATCATTGCCAAGCTGACCGAGAAGCGATCGGAGATTGATGGCATCTCGCTAAGCTTTGTGGCGGACATTAATGCGGCCGTTAATGCGTACTCGTCCCGGCTGGGCGATATGCAGAACGAGTACAAAACCTGTCTGCTCGGTAACGAGTCGGTGCTGAAGGGTTCGTTCGAAAGCACCAAGAACCAGCTGGTGCAAACTTGCTTGGGCGCAATTGTGTAA
- the LOC1275441 gene encoding uncharacterized protein LOC1275441, with amino-acid sequence MKWSKFILLSVICYCFSNILTVEAGRLASMNVVQRLKELEPKHAEIKIRIINFVYSVKYSLVQKTDEFYKQVISAKEGSLANSIALEDELLYQLNHQTQAVDSSCLDFLKSIVDSNINVAGVGFSNCINDVERGVESELHQAQKQLNVDESEIFYQSLLDVFEGENVIAGPDAIAAKLQKKAAEIDAFASDYMSGVFKVVEQFSSKLWDLRNGYQRCLNVNESVLKMAYDVSKNQLTSTCLGSIVNVEP; translated from the exons ATGAAGTGGTCAAAATTCATTTTACTCTCAGTCATTTGTTACTGTTTCAGTAAT ATCCTCACAGTTGAAGCCGGCCGTTTGGCATCGATGAACGTGGTCCAGCGCTTGAAGGAGCTTGAACCGAAGCATGCCGAAATTAAGATTCGCATAATTAACTTCGTGTACTCGGTCAAATACAGCTTGGTGCAAAAGACGGACGAGTTCTACAAACAAGTGATCAGCGCAAAGGAAGGATCTCTCGCCAATTCGATCGCCCTCGAAGATGAGCTACTTTATCAGCTCAACCATCAGACCCAGGCGGTGGATAGCAGCTGTCTGGACTTCCTGAAATCGATCGTCGATAGTAACATTAACGTGGCGGGCGTTGGATTTTCCAACTGCATCAATGACGTTGAACGTGGCGTAGAGAGCGAGCTACATCAAGCACAGAAGCAGCTCAACGTGGACGAATCGGAAATATTTTACCAAAGTTTGTTGGACGTGTTCGAGGGTGAAAATGTGATCGCCGGTCCGGACGCGATCGCTGCGAAGCTGCAGAAGAAGGCAGCAGAAATTGATGCATTCGCTAGTGATTACATGTCGGGAGTATTCAAAGTAGTGGAACAGTTCTCCTCGAAGTTATGGGATTTGCGAAACGGCTATCAAAGGTGTCTGAATGTGAACGAATCGGTTCTGAAGATGGCATACGATGTTTCGAAGAATCAGCTAACCAGCACTTGCCTAGGTTCAATTGTGAATGTTGAACCTTAA
- the LOC133393364 gene encoding lysosomal alpha-mannosidase-like, protein MVNGDKIFPLVLLVLQCLLVGIRTTPTGSKPFLISPDAANRQCGYEGCPAVKEGMLNVHLVAHTHDDVGWLKTVDQYYYGSRSTIQKAGVQYILDSVIQELLKDAARRFIFVESAFMHKWYTEQSEEMRQTVKDLVSEGRLEFIGGAWSMNDEAAVHYQSVIDQFTWGLRFLNDTFGECGRPRAGWQIDPFGHSREQGSLFVQMGYDGLFQGRLDFQDKSNRIANRTMEMMWKTSDSLEQSELFTSGLYYIYAPPPGFCFDVLCNDDPIIDGPYSADNNVKEKVDLFLDTVHNMSKTFLTNNIILTMGEDFHYQDANMWFKNLDKLIRYTNQRQSEGSMVNVFYSTPSCYLKAVNEANVHWPTKSDDFFPYASDPTAFWTGYFTSRPTQKRYEREGNHFLQVCKQLSAIAPMKESFYESHLTALREVMGVMQHHDAITGTEKQHVADDYARMLYEAFEACSANTRSALNQLTGERDSFKFDWGYCKQANVSACAMTESSDNLVVLLYNPLGHSSNDFVRLPVKEGNYLVRNDRGQAVRSTLIPIPSSVIDLPFRESKATHELVFQGEQVAPVGYKSYYVSKEESKSSSSAAVMHQEDNVSIGNDHLTVHFDENGFMSQITIDGETHPLKQNFLYYEGAYGNNEEFRNRSSGAYIFRPNGTEKAVTDVVEIQVVKSDLVQEVHQIFNEWISQVIRVYAGQEHVELEWLVGPIPIDDSKGKEIISRFESDIKSEGTFWTDSNGREMLRRVRNHRDTWELELSEPVPGNYYPVTAKITIEDEGHRLSVLNDRAQGGSSLADGQLELMVHRRLLRDDRFGVGEALNETQFNNGLVARGKHWLMFGCSPITNADTPTQAAKERFLQNKVHLPSWVFVAPSTDFTFDQYLTEFVQNFTFLSESLPPNVHLLTVEPWKDDTMLLRFEHLFEKGEDSQYSLPIQINVQDLFVNVNVVSLQETTLAGNQWKEDSIRLDYGQKRKKNTNRTVIENEFIVELKPMEIRTFVIQLEKKK, encoded by the exons ATGGTAAACGGGGACAAGATTTTCCCGCtagtgctgctggtgctgcaatGCTTACTGGTCGGCATCCGGACAACGCCAACCGGTTCTAAGCCATTCCTCATCTCACCGGACGCTGCGAACCGCCAGTGCGGCTATGAG GGCTGTCCGGCAGTGAAGGAAGGCATGCTGAATGTGCATCTGGTCGCTCATACGCACGATGATGTTGGATGGCTTAAAACGGTGGATCAATACTACTATGGAA GTAGAAGCACCATCCAAAAGGCGGGCGTTCAGTACATTCTTGACTCGGTCATCCAGGAGCTGTTGAAGGATGCCGCGCGAAGGTTCATATTTGTGGAGTCTGCGTTCATGCATAAATGGTACACCGAGCAGAGTGAAGAGATGCGCCAAACGGTGAAGGATCTGGTTTCGGAAGGACGGCTAGAGTTTATCGGTGGCGCGTGGAGCATGAATGATGAGGCTGCCGTTCACTATCAGAGTGTCATCGATCAGTTTACGTGGGGTTTGAGGTTCTTGAACGATACGTTCGGTGAGTGTGGACGGCCGAGGGCGGGCTGGCAGATTGATCCGTTTGGGCACTCGCGGGAGCAAGGGTCACTGTTCGTGCAGATGGGGTACGATGGGTTATTCCAGGGACGGTTGGACTTTCAGGATAAGAGCAATCGGATCGCAAACAGAACGATGGAGATGATGTGGAAGACGAGCGACAGTCTGGAGCAGAGTGAACTGTTTACCAGCGGTCTTTACTACATCTATGCACCACCGCctggcttttgttttgatgtgctGTGTAACGATGATCCGATCATTGATGGGCCGTATTCGGCGGATAACAATGTCAAAGAGAAG GTGGATCTGTTTCTGGACACAGTGCACAACATGTCCAAAACATTTTTAACGAACAACATCATTCTTACAATGGGTGAAGACTTCCATTATCAGGATGCAAATATGTGGTTCAAAAATTTGGACAAACTAATAAG ATACACAAATCAACGTCAATCGGAAGGATCCATGGTGAACGTGTTCTACTCCACACCTTCCTGCTATCTGAAAGCGGTTAATGAAGCAAATGTGCATTGGCCCACCAAGTCGGATGATTTCTTCCCCTACGCATCGGATCCTACCGCCTTTTGGACGGGTTACTTCACCTCCCGACCCACCCAGAAGCGGTATGAACGTGAAGGAAACCATTTCCTGCAAGTTTGCAAACAATTGTCCGCTATCGCTCCAATGAAGGAATCTTTCTACGAGTCTCATCTGACTGCACTTCGCGAGGTAATGGGAGTGATGCAGCATCATGATGCGATCACTGGCACTGAGAAGCAACACGTCGCGGACGACTATGCTCGCATGCTGTACGAAGCCTTTGAGGCCTGCAGTGCCAACACTCGCTCGGCACTGAACCAGCTGACTGGGGAACGAGATAGCTTCAAGTTTGACTGGGGATACTGTAAGCAAGCGAACGTGAGCGCTTGTGCAATGACCGAGAGCTCGGATAACCTGGTGGTTCTACTGTACAACCCACTCGGTCACAGCTCGAATGATTTCGTGCGACTACCAGTAAAGGAAGGCAACTATCTGGTACGGAACGATCGTGGCCAAGCGGTACGATCAAcgttgattccgattccgagctcggTGATAGATCTTCCGTTCCGGGAGAGCAAGGCCACCCATGAGCTAGTGTTCCAAGGAGAACAGGTCGCTCCCGTCGGCTACAAGTCGTACTACGTGTCGAAGGAAGAGTCGAAGAGCTCGTCGTCCGCTGCAGTAATGCATCAGGAGGATAATGTGAGCATAGGGAACGATCATTTGACGGTTCATTTCGACGAGAACGGCTTCATGAGCCAGATCACGATTGATGGAGAAACTCATCCGCTGAAGCAGAACTTCCTGTATTATGAAGGAGCGTATGGAAACAACGAGGAGTTCCGTAACCGCTCTTCTGGGGCGTACATCTTCCGTCCGAACGGAACCGAGAAGGCCGTGACCGATGTTGTGGAGATTCAGGTGGTGAAGAGTGATCTGGTGCAGGAGGTGCATCAAATATTCAACGAGTGGATCAGCCAGGTGATTCGAGTGTATGCCGGACAGGAACATGTGGAGCTAGAATGGCTGGTGGGGCCGATCCCGATCGACGATAGCAAGGGTAAGGAAATAATCTCTCGCTTTGAGTCGGACATCAAGAGCGAAGGGACGTTCTGGACGGACTCGAACGGACGGGAAATGCTTCGCCGTGTGCGAAACCATCGCGATACATGGGAACTGGAGTTATCAGAACCAGTTCCAGGAAACTATTACCCAGTGACAGCTAAAATTACCATCGAAGATGAAGGACACCGGCTGAGCGTGCTGAACGATCGTGCACAGGGTGGCTCCAGCTTGGCCGACGGTCAGCTTGAGCTGATGGTCCACCGTCGATTGCTTCGTGATGATCGATTCGGTGTGGGGGAAGCACTAAACGAAACACAGTTCAACAACGGTCTGGTTGCTCGAGGCAAGCACTGGCTTATGTTCGGTTGTTCTCCAATTACCAACGCAGACACTCCAACGCAAGCTGCAAAGGAACGGTTCCTGCAGAATAAGGTTCATCTGCCGTCGTGGGTGTTTGTGGCGCCTTCGACCGACTTTACCTTTGATCAGTATCTTACCGAATTTGTGCAGAATTTTACCTTCCTTTCGGAATCTTTGCCACCGAATGTGCATCTTCTAACCGTGGAACCTTGGAAGGATGATACGATGTTGTTAAGATTTGAGCATTTGTTCGAAAAGGGCGAAGATAGCCAATATTCACTGCCGATTCAGATAAACGTTCaggatttgtttgtaaatgtgAATGTGGTTAGTCTTCAGGAGACTACTTTGGCCGGTAATCAATGGAAGGAAGATTCAATACGTTTAGATTATGGACAGAAGCGAAAAAAGAATACCAATAGAACTGTTATTGAAAACGAATTCATTGTCGAACTGAAACCGATGGAGATTAGAACTTTTGTTATTCAGctagagaagaaaaaatga